The window CCTCTTGTTCTTCCACATCCCGGTAACTTAGGTCAAATTTTGGCCAACGTTAGGGAATGTTCGCCTTCAGTTTCTTATGTGAAAACATaggttatatattatttttatatattgtggttttttttttttttttttgaaacactataTATTGTGGTTAAATGATTCAAAGTAGATGATttctaagaaaataaatatgtgTGTAGCTAGTTCCGACAGAAGTCGTTAAAGTGAAACCATGAACCGAAGGTATCTATCTGGCTTCCTGCGAAAGAAAGCATTTTAGTCTAAAACAGCTTTACTGGATTCTAAATGGTGATGGGAAATGATACTTATCATTTAAGGGTAAATCTTAACAAAGCAACGGTAAAAGATGTTTGATCAATATATGCTAAAAGCAGTGGTGGTCCAgtcatttacttttttttttttttttttgtaaatgtccAGTCATTTACTTTGATGATAGAAGAGGTACCACGTTAAAACATAAAGTAAATTAATACATCACTGATTGATTAACATGTTTTACCGCCTGAAATTGATAACTATACAAAAACTGGTGATTAAAAACATGTACCGAtagcttttaatttttttttatccttaGTGCATGCTAGGAGATGGGTTTCGTTCTTTTTACGAGagctatttattttttattttttattttgttcaaatTACGAGAGCTATTTATATTGAGATCAGTTGAAGATCAAGAATTCAAGATGAtccaaaaagttaaaaaataaagaatttaatgattttaaaaaatacaagatTATCTAAAAAAATTAGGTTTTATCCATCTTTCTAATTACCTAATTAATTAACTTCTTCTAACGATCAAACACGTTTTCTTCTTACTATTACAATCAGTGGAATTATAGTTCAACAGTTGTATCTTTATAACAATCAGATAAAACCAAATACTTTTAGTTTTTACTATTGTCATTTTTCTACTGATGTATATAGAATTTTATGCGATTTCCTCCTCTGTCTATCGTCTAGGTATGACGCATAAATTCTAAAATGGGAACTTGACCAATATATGTTAACTACTAAAAAGGAAACGTCGTACCATGCATTGTATATAGGATTCCTAAGGGCAACCACAATGGTGGGATTGTGTTTCTAGTCCCTTaggatttttaattaattatttatcttaaGGGATCTATGCTAAGGGACTAAGTGGATTAATAGTGGGACTTTGATTGTCCcttagtttattatttaataattttttttatttgaataagtGATAACATATGTAAACAAGTTTAAATGAAACTTATATGATAGAAGTTTaacattaaaattgaaatattaagaaaattacaaaaattttttaaaaaaaacaaaatcataatttagaaaaactaacaaacatttattccaaTACAAATAGAAACTTATAAACTATATGTTATTTGGATTAGATCCTCCGTCTCGGAGTATTCAGTGTCTGAATTGTTTCCAAAATTATTCTCCAACTGTGATGGTTGGCTATAGCTGTAGCGCCCCACAAAGCAAGATTCAGACGATAGCAAAAACATAACTAAACTACATCACAAAACAAAACGAGCAGGATCTTTTCCGACAACCACAAGAGACACAAActatttagttaatatcaaaCTGTAAATATAGCAATCACTCAACCTATTTTGTTACAGGATCTCATCTCGAACCACAAAAGTTTTAAATGGAGGCTATTTTTAAGCTACGAATCACGCATATAAACTAAAGAAAACAATCACGCCGACGGAGACTCCAGAATCAagcatataatctaaagaaaaCAATCTCAACCTACAAGGATACAAATCATACAATCGAACCATGTAAAGCAATAAACTTTATTCTATTGCAAACCCTAGAATCTATCCATTTCATCTAGGAGTTGAAGACCGTACCTTGCCAAGATTGGGACGATTCGCCGAGGATTTGGAGAGGAAAGAAGCTTGCGTACAGGACCGGAATCGAACGGCAGTGGTTTGAGATTTCGAAGCTGCGACCTCTCGATTGGAAGCTGCGACCTTTCGATTTGCAAAAACACGCCGACGGAGACTCCGGTTGAAGAGAGAAGACGCAGGTGGAGTGAGGAGATCAGGTACTCGCTTTCGTTTGGAAAGGATCGACCTTCGAATCGATGCTTCACTTCGTCGCCATCGAGCTCTCCTTTTTCGAATTTTGATTTCAATTTCCCAAAATGCGAATGACCCGAAACGACCGTCCCTTCTTCGTTTTCATCGCCTAATACCGTGATGCCACGTCTCCTACGGGACGACCCAGAGTGTCCCTTACTTACGGCCCGTCCCACccattttaatttcttttagaaTTATTTTCGATCCAATAAAGATTAAGGGACGGCCCAAGGCACGCCCGATGCAGATGCCCTAAGGGCAACATTATCGGTAAGggttattaattttctttttctttttttgtccgattaaaaaaatagaaacgaaCCAATCGCGGACCGCCACATATCAGTGAGACCCGCAAACAGTACAAGGACCAAACCAAAACACCTCTTATTTAGCAGATTTCTCCTCTCGGTTTTGGTGTTTTTGtagatcccttctccttaaggaTCAAACTTTGTGCTCCGATAATGTTGCCCTAAGtttgatatttgataaaaaagtGAACGTCCCCTAAAACATATGAAGCGTTGGACCGAAGGTTGCCTCTCTTTTTAATTCAGCAATCTTgggtttatcatatatttaaaaactaataacAAATGTAAATACTATGGTGCATAATTTTTTCCCTATTATTTAAAAGCTAGTACTAAATAATTAGTAATTATTTATAAGCAAATATCCAAAAtaccattttaaattttatcatAAAGTAGCATCCAAGATATAATACCAACATAGCatttactaaataataaaatgactaaattattataaatcctaaaccttacCCTAACCTCATCCGGTTACAAAataaactctaatcactaaacactaaatcaatatattatataaaagtcTTTTTGACATTTAATAAatgtaattttgtattttttttgttggctaaattttaaacaaaaattgtcttaaaactatttaaagatattctctttatttattactaataacTAAAAGCGTACAAGTGTAAAAGTAACatagtatatttatataatatataaattaagtataaaatatattttaatattataaatccaatagtataaatatataataaaagtgaTTAATACAATTGACGAGtcaaaacaattaataaaatgaCAAATAAACTACAACGTTGtattatgaaacaaaattaatatggtaaatattaaaatatatagaaccaatcatatataacaaatacatatttatatagaagTTTAACTAAACGCTCGTGCGGGCACAAATCAAACTCTAGCTTTGAAAAGTAATGAACATCCTACTATATAATAGCAACTAAATTGGGGCTTTTTAAGCTATGCCACATAGGCacaaatattctcatccaaccAAAATGCCATGTCATTCTAGATTGGACttggatttttaaaaaattaatcagCTTTGCAGCCCTTTTGACCCATCATGCAGCTGTCTCGATCCCGTTTCGCAGCCCAGCCTATTTACCCAGCCCTTTGTCGATTCTATTTCATTCGCAGGCCCAGCCCATTTTTTATACAGATAGCAAGTTTATTGTTCCATATATGATTCTTAGTATTTGAATataacatataacatataaatctaataatattaaaatatattttgtttttgttaagggTAGTAGAACATCTGACATGAAAACCGaagaactaaaatataaaaaatgaaaattatatgatattcataaaattttccATCTGCtttgtcttaaaaaaaaataattacgtAACTAACATTGCATGATGTTACGTACAAACTTTTGTTAGCTTTTATTTTGTAGTTTTATGATAATTACAATAGTATACATAATGagaatgaataatatatatagaaattatgtCGTTAGTTATTGAAACtactttgaaaatttaaaatatttattttttattttatacaattttaaatctaaatctcAAATCCCCACCCGTTAATTATAACCCTAAATAACCACATCACACTAAAATCTTtcattttactaaatttaataaGTAAAATGACATTAATAccctaaatatattaaaaattacattgaaaGTGGAATAAGCTTACATTGAAAATGGGTGCCCTTTCATGCTTCTAAGGAATTTAAATCAAAAGAAAGGGTTATGCAATGGAACACGTCTGATTGTTCCTTACCTAGGTGAGTGTGTTATTAGAGGTGAAATAGTTACAGGCTCTCATATTGGATATAAAGTGGACCTTCCAAGAATCATACTATCGGAATCAGTAACTAAACATCCATTAACCCTTGAAAGGCGGCAATTTCCAATCAGGCTATGTTACGCAATGACAATTAATAAAAGTTAGGGTTAGAGTTTGAAATGTGTCTTATTGTATTTGCCACAACCCGTTTTCACCCATGGACAGCTCTATGTTGCTTTTTACCGAGTTATTACCCAGACAGGCCTCAAAATTATACAAGGAAAGGATCAAAAGATAGGAAGAGTTAAAAACATAgtctacaaaaaaatatacaacgGTCTACCTCGCTcccctaaaaaaatattattttgcaacACAATTCACAACACAATCCAAAAATACTAAATTCCTTTCTCTCTCCCCCAGAATCACGATCAGATGCTCACCCAGAGCAGATTCCCCGGAATCACGAACAAATTTCTATACCCTAAGATGCAAGTAACCAGTAAATTTGCCGACCAAAACTCTCCGAACTCAATAATGAATATGTactaacaaaattattttataataataggcCCGCTCGCAATAGAAAATGCCATCTCTACAAGACCATTCACAATATACTTCGCAGACATCGTCTACgtcttatcttatttttattccTTTTCGTTAGCTACCAAACTCTATTCCCTTTGGACAATTACTTATTTATACTGTCAAACTATTTAGTTTTGAACTGTGTGAACTGGATAACGTTCCCTTTAGATTGGATTGGATTGCGTTTACACAggtaataacattttattaaataatatttgttttaagcaataaatatataatacaataattttttgtagATCCAAAATGGTACGTCTAACCATATGGGACAACGAGGCGGCTAATTTCAGGGAGTTAAATCGCATATCTACCAGGAAAAACCAAatcgtaatcatcacaagtatcattccaAGGTTACATGAAagtaataaactaaacaaaaagtTAATGTCAAACTAAATACTTACAAATATTACACTTATACAGGAAAACTATCATTCACGACCACATCATGATCGCACTTTTACTTTGACACCGACATTGATATCATACAACGCTTCTAAAAGACGAATAAACTGCTATCCTAAGCCTGATAGCAAACGACACAACTCAATACTCAAAAATACTCTTTTCTCCTATGAAATTTGATTGCTCAACAcaatatattattcaaacttacttttgtttagaaaagaaaaactgatCACCGCGCATCACATTCAAATAAAAACTCCATGGTTAAATCTACAACACACAAAATTAACAAACACTTTCTTAAACTAAAAACtactaatcaaaaatataaattttcttaatttgaacatgttatccgcgcgtagcgcggacaccgAATCTAGTAATTATGTAATAAAAACCTGTCTCTATGTACATTCGTTTTTTTAATCTGTCTGGATTGTTCAACCCAAtcgtataaatattaattagtcATCTTTATACTTTATGCTAACAATTGACAGCAGACCGTAAacacatttttatttacatagacAAAGCTCTCTCTAAAGCCTGACCCACTTTAACATCATTAATTATGGGCTTTGTTTGGGTAAACCGTAAACATAACATATTTGAACGCATTTTCTCTAATAATCTATATTTGTTAATAAGTTATAATTCCACCGAACTTCACGGCAcataattaaaacaataatgAGAAAATAATTTGAACCACTTCATGCGCAGTATGTCCTCCTTGGCCCTTGCCAGCTTGTCTCTTTCACACAAACCtccgactctctctctctccctaaAACGTAAAACCAGTCGCATCTCTGTTTCTAGAAATCACGAACAAAGATGTCGTCGGATGATGAAGGAGGAGAGGAGTATCTCTTCAAGATTGTGATAATCGGCGACTCGGCCGTCGGGAAATCGAACCTTCTGTCTCGCTACGCACGTAACGAGTTCAACGCCCATTCTAAAGCCACGATCGGCGTCGAGTTTCAGACGCAGAGCATGGAAATCGAAGGCAAGGAGGTCAGAGCTCAGATTTGGGATACTGCTGGTCAAGAACGCTTCCGTGCCGTTACCTCCGCTTATTACCGCGGCGCTGTCGGAGCATTCGTTGTTTACGACATCAGCCGTCGTACCACCTTTGAGAGTGTCGGACGTTGGCTCGATGAGCTCAAGAGTAAGTCTCCGTTGCTAGCTAGATTCACTCTGCTGGTTGATTTTATATACATCTCTTTTCTTTGACTAATCTCTCTGAAATGATTCTGAATATTGTAAGGTTTAACTAATTAGGTCCTTATATCTGACGATAACTGAAACACTGCcgtatgtatatgtatttttatcatTACTTAAAGAAACATACTATTAACTGCAATGGCGATTCATACAAACTAATCTTCTAATTTTCAGTTAGTAGTATACTgtattaaaccaataacaattcATAGAAGCTaaatcttttaataaaaaattgggTCAAACAAAGGATTTTAATTCAACCCAACTTTTATTTGGTAGAATTTTCTTGACTTTCTTCTCCACATTTGGTGGATTTAGTTTATCTAACTAATGTATGGACTATTTTAGACTAAAGTTTTTATGAAGATATTTGTGTTTCTTAGCCCACAAGTAAAGTGGCCTAAGCTAGAACAACCACAGTTTACTTCTTGAATCTCTCTTTAGACAGcgagaaaaaaagaagatcttTGGATATTAGAAAATAAACAAGAGAGAGCTGGTAAATTTTTGTTTCACTTTCTATAAGAAGAAAGTAGGGTAATATAACTAATGAGTAGTTGGCATACTGGTTAAAACTTTTAGATCACCTAGTAGAAATTTAAGATATCGCAAGTGTAAGTCTAGTAGGGAGGCATATTATCTTCaaagtaaatttaatttaaCATGGTATAGATCTCGCGCTATAAAATGTATTTGATTTACGGAGTTAAAACCTCTTAATTAGTCGTTAAAAAAAGTAGCATAAAACAATGCCCAGTCTACTTACTTTAACTTCATCTTGATTCTCATTAGGTGGATGGACATATACTAGTCTTACATTTTCCTAAGTTTGAGTAAACAGGGTAAAGATTCATATGTTCAGTTTTGATTTGAATGGTTACTTTGGTAAAAGTTTGTTgtctgttttttgttttgtgcaGCACATTCGGATACAACGGTGGCGAGGATGCTGGTGGGAAACAAGTGCGACCTAGAAAGTATGAGAGCGGTGAGCGTGGAAGAAGGCAAGGCCCTGGCAGAAACTCAAGGATTATTCTTCATGGAAACATCAGCTCTCGATTCAACAAACGTTAAAACTGCTTTTGAGATGGTGATCCGAGACATCTACACCAATATTAGCCGGAAACAACTCAACTCCGACACATATAAAACTCAACTGGGTTCCAACAACCGAGTAAGTCTGGTGAAAGACGACAATAAGGGATCCAGTCAAGTGTTCGGTTTCTCTTGTTGTTCTTCCTCATGATCTCATCTCATTTTGGTTCTATCTATTTATTCATTTGTTACTACTCTCTACAAAGTAATTCataattttcttcttttgtttattttatctcTTGTAGAGAAGGCGACGACTTTTTACGATGACTAGATACTTTTTTTCCAGTTAATCAAGAAAAGTGAACACATTAATTGAttactaaaaagtaaaaacacattaaagaaACTTCCGACTGACAGAATAATTTTCACTTTATGAAAGAATGGTCGTACAACCTGTGTGATGACCTTTGCTGATCTCTGTATGAGATCAAAAGTTCAATATAATCTTTCCTAAAAATCTAATCCCAAAAAGACAAGACACAATGTGTGTGCAGCAGCAAGCATATGGATAAAAGAGTACACAAAAATCCCCCACGCAAGACAGAGACACAACGTAACACACCAAAACCTTCTCTTCAGACTATAAGAGACTCCATCATCATCTTCAATCAATCTTACCAAAACATGCAAACCTTCTGACCGTAACACACGGTTTCACAACGTAACACACCAAAACCTTCTCTTCAGACTATAAGCACAAAACATGCAAACTTCTAACTTGGAAGCACGAGGCAATGCTGAATGTATGTATGAACGAGAATCTCACCAAAATGAATTGCTTTGTGCTTATCAGACACACTACCGCTTCGATCATCCAAGCTTAAGAGATCATATAGCAGGAACAGGAGTAGCAGCAGCTTCTGCTGCCTTCTTTTGCTTCTCTTTCTCCATCTCCACTCTTCTCACCTCTGCGTGCTGTGCTATTCCGTTTGCGATCGCCTGATAATTGAAGTCCAGTGACTGGTTAAGGTTCTGAAACCTCTGCGCATCTGACGCCTGCATAACTGTTCAAAGGGCAAGGATGCGATTAAGCAAATATGTACACTGGTGATATAGTATTGTCTGCTCGAGAATGGTGATCAGAAGATTTTATATAGCAGTACCTCTGATTGCGTCGACAAAGAATACAAAGGCATCCACCTCATCGATGGGTGACTGGAACTCTTCTTCGTCGCTAaagtcatcatcatcagaatcatcgtcatcttcatcatcatatcCGAAGGCCTTTGCCTATGAAATGGACAAGCGAGTAGGGAAACAATCAATTccgaaagaaagaaaaaaatcatagttGGCAAGGGATGTCTAAACAAAGCATTTGACAAACCTGTGCAGCTAACTTCTTCAGTTTCTTGCTTTCTGCTTCATCTCCGTCCTCGGTATCATCCATCCCCATCTCCCCATCagaaccatcatcatcatcgtcttcaTCACTCTCGAGTCCATTCAACTCATTCTCATAATCTACTTCTGTCTCCTTTGCTGCTTCTGCGATTAATACGGGAAAGGGAATAGTCGTAAATGTTACCAGACCAAGTGGAGAGAAAATGTATCATAAGCACAACATACCAGCTATCTGATTCTTATATGCAACTAGAAGATCAAGTGTTGCCCTGAAAACACGCTGCAGCGCTTCGTCGGGGAATTGACCACCCGGGAGAGCAAGTAATGAAGTCAAACCCAAGCAGCAAACCTTTTTATCGTGTTCCCTGGTATAAAAAGAACAACCACTTTATCAGCTAATCACAGTGAGAAAAATTAAAGTAACACCATTACATTTGTAAGTTTACCATAACAAGATAGGAGATAATAACAAGCATCAAAGATACCTTTTGAAATTTGCTGGCAGGCCACTCTTTCTTTTTTGTTGCAACATCTGGAACCAATGATCAAACACAGTAGAAGCAAGTCCTGTGTTATGCAACACACCAAG is drawn from Brassica rapa cultivar Chiifu-401-42 chromosome A05, CAAS_Brap_v3.01, whole genome shotgun sequence and contains these coding sequences:
- the LOC103867712 gene encoding ras-related protein RABA5d; protein product: MSSDDEGGEEYLFKIVIIGDSAVGKSNLLSRYARNEFNAHSKATIGVEFQTQSMEIEGKEVRAQIWDTAGQERFRAVTSAYYRGAVGAFVVYDISRRTTFESVGRWLDELKTHSDTTVARMLVGNKCDLESMRAVSVEEGKALAETQGLFFMETSALDSTNVKTAFEMVIRDIYTNISRKQLNSDTYKTQLGSNNRVSLVKDDNKGSSQVFGFSCCSSS